A section of the Leptospira kobayashii genome encodes:
- a CDS encoding methyl-accepting chemotaxis protein, with product MKTSTHHFQDRLTSEIISRSKVADRWFLFGFLIHIPISVLFSIQFGTQIPTLITGGFAFLIGLVSYYLFLGSRKLKIINSCLIMLWSAILIQAQVGRIEMHFHVFSGLALLLIYEDWIVFLTGGAFIAVHHALFNFLQSKEIQIAGIPIQIFNYGCGWDIVAVHAFFVIVECLALGYLAIVFRSRLANQLKSIIKTEETSDHLRKLVEEAQKKSETFAESHEKLRASSGQWKDKNLLQSYSLEMIEESIIKNSEQSHQIFSIGTEQSEGTKSLLTASGNFLKKINLFRDATNEARTNMSHALNHADSSEKGMKEIVQSFGGLNQYSLEMDKILKVIRDIAERVNLLALNASIEAARAGDAGQGFSVVAHEVSKLSDSTKSALRDIGLLVSAMIKEIQKSELNSVEIAKIHHQFTDQVKAAGISLESVEETLQEAQTDQKDFQDQIFKVAKNSEDVKSSAEVQESVVMKVNEALGKLKSSVSESTELADKITKLVGATEQGFDELNAIIKNIK from the coding sequence TTGAAAACTTCTACTCATCATTTCCAAGATAGACTCACTTCCGAGATCATTTCTCGTAGTAAGGTGGCGGATCGTTGGTTTTTATTCGGATTTTTGATCCACATTCCGATTTCCGTTTTATTTTCCATTCAGTTCGGAACGCAAATTCCCACTTTGATTACCGGGGGATTTGCCTTTTTGATCGGACTCGTTTCCTATTATCTTTTCTTAGGGAGCAGAAAATTAAAAATCATTAACTCTTGTTTGATTATGTTGTGGTCTGCCATTTTAATTCAAGCTCAAGTCGGTAGGATTGAAATGCATTTTCATGTTTTTAGCGGGCTTGCCTTGCTTTTGATCTATGAGGATTGGATTGTTTTTTTAACCGGCGGTGCGTTTATCGCAGTCCACCACGCCCTCTTTAATTTTTTACAATCGAAAGAAATCCAAATCGCAGGTATCCCGATTCAGATTTTCAATTACGGATGCGGTTGGGACATCGTAGCAGTCCATGCCTTTTTTGTAATCGTTGAATGTTTGGCTCTCGGTTATCTTGCGATCGTATTCCGAAGTAGGCTTGCGAATCAGTTGAAAAGTATTATCAAGACGGAGGAAACCTCGGATCATTTGCGCAAACTGGTGGAAGAAGCTCAGAAAAAATCGGAAACGTTTGCGGAGAGTCATGAAAAACTCAGGGCTTCTTCCGGCCAGTGGAAAGATAAAAATTTGTTACAATCTTATTCCTTGGAAATGATCGAGGAAAGTATCATAAAAAATTCGGAACAGTCTCATCAGATTTTTTCCATTGGAACGGAACAAAGCGAAGGTACAAAGAGTTTGTTGACCGCTTCGGGTAATTTTCTTAAGAAAATCAATCTGTTTCGTGATGCGACGAATGAGGCCAGAACCAATATGAGTCATGCTTTGAATCATGCTGATTCCAGTGAAAAGGGGATGAAGGAAATAGTACAGTCGTTTGGTGGTCTGAATCAATACAGTCTGGAAATGGACAAGATATTGAAAGTGATACGGGATATTGCGGAACGTGTCAATTTACTTGCATTAAACGCATCCATCGAGGCGGCTCGTGCCGGAGATGCAGGTCAGGGTTTCAGTGTGGTCGCTCATGAAGTTTCTAAACTTTCCGATTCCACCAAATCCGCATTGAGAGATATCGGACTACTCGTTTCCGCAATGATAAAGGAAATTCAAAAAAGCGAATTGAATTCTGTTGAAATTGCAAAAATCCATCACCAATTCACCGATCAGGTGAAAGCAGCGGGGATTTCTTTGGAGTCGGTCGAGGAAACCTTGCAGGAAGCGCAGACGGACCAAAAAGATTTCCAGGATCAAATTTTCAAAGTTGCAAAGAATAGCGAAGATGTAAAATCCTCTGCGGAAGTCCAGGAATCGGTTGTCATGAAAGTGAACGAAGCATTGGGTAAATTAAAATCCTCCGTTTCCGAATCCACTGAGCTTGCGGATAAAATCACCAAACTTGTCGGAGCCACAGAACAAGGATTTGATGAATTAAATGCGATCATCAAAAATATCAAATAA